A single region of the Nicotiana sylvestris chromosome 6, ASM39365v2, whole genome shotgun sequence genome encodes:
- the LOC104215404 gene encoding dirigent protein 22-like yields the protein MASFRSYTLSISYFLIFSILFTPLYGAFVEEFSDTLTIKRSEKTSHLHFYFHDIVSGKNPSSIKVISPGGDGIYGFGKTFIFDDALTVGPNASSKVIGRAQGIYSIASQSELALLMALTFEFTEGKYNGSSISILGRNPVPKDVREMPIVGGTALFRFARGYALAHTSMFDIKSGDAIVEYNVFVQHF from the coding sequence ATGGCTTCTTTCCGTAGTTACACTCTCTCTATTTCCTACTTCCTAATTTTCTCAATCCTCTTTACCCCTTTATATGGAGCGTTTGTTGAGGAATTTTCTGACACCCTAACCATAAAACGAAGTGAGAAAACGAGCCATCTCCATTTCTACTTCCATGACATTGTCAGTGGAAAAAATccttcatcaatcaaagtcattTCACCAGGAGGAGATGGAATCTACGGTTTTGGCAAAACTTTCATTTTTGATGATGCATTAACAGTAGGGCCTAATGCATCATCTAAGGTTATAGGAAGAGCACAGGGGATTTACTCTATCGCTTCCCAGAGTGAGCTTGCCTTGCttatggctttgacctttgagtTCACTGAAGGCAAGTATAATGGCAGCAGCATAAGTATTCTTGGGAGAAATCCAGTTCCCAAAGATGTTAGAGAGATGCCTATTGTGGGTGGCACTGCACTGTTTAGGTTTGCTAGAGGTTATGCATTGGCCCATACTTCTATGTTTGATATCAAGAGTGGAGATGCTATTGTAGAATACAATGTGTTTGTTCAACACTTTTGA